The genomic region CCATGTTCTCAACTATGATAAGTCGAGGAAGTTTTGACCCGTGAGAGGTGGCAAGCATTGCTAATGAATCGGCATGAGCATTCTATCCTCTAGGGATTTGCTTCAACACAAAGCTCTTAAATCGGGTCTAGGCGCACTACACCTTAGTAAGGTATCCCCGCATCCTCTCATCCCGGGCTTCAAACTCTCAGTTGACTTGGCCCACTACCAACCGGGAATCAGGATACACCTCAACCATGTCTCCTCCCAGATGTATAACCATATTCAATCCAGTTAACAgagcttcgtattcggcctcattattgGTAGCTAAGAAACCGTAATGATTTCTCCATTACCAATTTTTCAGGAGTAATAAACACAACACCTATTCCTGCTCATTTCCggttagctgccccatcaaTATAGACTTCCCAAGGGAGCACCACAACGGCCGGGGTGATCACAAGCCCTACTGCTTTTTATTCCTCCTCAATCATACCCCAGTGAATTCTGCCACGAAGTTTGCTAGGACTTGCTCTTTTATGGCTGTTCGAGGCATGTACTTAACATCATGGTGCCCAacatagttccccacttggcaatTCTACCTGTATAGTCAAATTGTCGTAGAAGTGCTTGCAGAGGGAGGTGGGTGAGCACCACCATAGTGTgagcctgaaaataatggggaagcttccTCGTGGCATGCACAATGGCTAGCACGGCCTTCTCTAAGGGTAAGTAACGTGTCTCAACCTCTTGGAAAGATTTACTAACATAATAGACAGGTGGCTGAACTCCATCCTCGTTCCTGACCAAAACTAAGCTGATTGCATAATTTGTAACCGCCAGGTACGCACATAGCACCTCCTCCTTCTCAGGCCTAGAGAGGATTGGGAGATTTGACAAATACTGTTTGAGCTCCTCAAAAGCTACCACACACTCCTTTGACCAATGAAAGTCCTTCCACTTTTGGAGAAGCTGGAAGAAAGGGCGATACCTGTCAGCAGAGCAAGAAATGAACCTATGCAAGGTTGTTGCCATTCCAGTTAACCTCTGTACCTCTTTAGGGTTCTGAGAAGAGTGCAAGCCGTTAATAACCCTAATCTGATCAGGGTTAACCTCAATCCCTCAGTGCGATATCATGTAGCCTAGAAACTTTCCCGAGCtaaccccaaaagaacacttagaggCATTCAGGCGTAATTTCTGTTCTCTTAAAACTGAGAATATCTCTCCCAAGTCTGCTAAATGATCCTTTACTTGTCTACTCTTTATCACCATGTCATCGATGTAAGCCTCTatatttttgaatatttatgACTCAAACATCTGTGTCACCATTCTCTGATATGTGGATCCTGAATTCTTGAggccaaagggcattacctgaTAGTGATAATTCTCATTAGGAGCACGGAAAGCTGTCTTCTCATGATCAGACAATGATAAGGGTATCTGATGGTAGCCTAGGAAGGCATCTAGAAAACTCATACGAAGATGGCCCACTgttgcatccaccaactgatcaatcCTAGGGATGGGAAAGGGGTCATTTGGGTAAACCTTGTTCAAGTTAATGAAGTCCACACAGACACGCCACTtcctgttcttcttcttcaccaccacaaTATTAGCCAATCACTCGGGGTAAAAGATCTCCTTTATCGCTCCAGCTTGATTTAATTTGTTCACCTCAGATCTCACAGCCTCGACATGCTCTTTAGATGAGCGCCGATGAGGTTGTTTACGGGGTGTAGCCCCGGGATTCATATTCAGTTGATGACATATGAACACAGGGTCAATCCCAGGTACATCATATGCGTTCCAAGTGAACACATCGCTATTAACCTTCAGAAACTTCACCAACTTAGCCTTCTCCAAATCTGGCAATTGGGACCCAACTTGAAAATACCTTTCCTCATTCTTCTCTATTACCACCCTCTCCAGGTCTTCGGAAGACTCACTATCTGCCCTGGCCTCATGTCCCACTACAGGGCCCTTTAGTTACTATGGAGTTTCCTCCCTTGCCTCCATAACAAGATCCACAGGAGGCCGGGTAATTGCCGACACCAAACACTGCCTAGCCATTGCCTGATTACCAAGTAACTCTCCCACTCTCTCCCGAGTAGGATACTTAACTTTCAAGTGCAAAGTTGAAGAGACTGCACCCATTGCATGAAGACATGGCCTGGCCAAGATAACTATATAGGGGGAATAAGCTTCAACGACAATAAAATTGACTTGCACTTCCCCATCCTCGACTTGAACGGGTAACCTAATCATTCCTCGAGGGACCACCATTTTCCCATCGAAACCCATCAATGGTGAGTCATACCTTTCCAAGTCTTCGGACTTCAAGTTTAACCCCTCATACAAATCAAGGTACATGATCTCCGCTCCACTTCCCTGATCAACTAGGACCCTTTCTACCTCTTATCCACCAATCCTAATGGTAACCACTAAAACATCATTATGTGGTTGGCATGTTCCTTCCTTATCCTCCTAAAAAAAACCCAGGATAGGAATGGTCATCACCTTAGCTTTTTTAGTAGTGTGATTTCTGGCTTCAACATCGAAGCCTCTAGCCACGGACATGACCCTGGAACCATGCCCCAAGATCAACTCTTGGCTTGGTAAAAATCACGTTAATGGTGCCCAATGCTAGCCGAGGAACATTACTCCCATGTAACTCAGCTCCTAAGTGCCCAAACTGTCCTATAGGTTGATGTAAGAACTGGTTGAGCTTCCCGGCCTTCTCTAGTTGGTTCAGGTGATCATGCAGGGTTCTACAATCCTTCGTAGTGTGCCCCTTATCCTGATGGTAGTGGAAAtagaggttttgatttctccTAGATGCATCTCCAcccatcttattgggccacttgaagtagggccCACTCTttattttctccaatatttgaTACAATGACTCTTTAAACAATGAATTGACCAATTGAGCCCCTGTGGATGACATCTGGTTAGGGAAATCCCTTATGGGGCAGTTACCCTGATATCCTCCACCCCGAGGATCCCTCTTTTTTAGGAACATTTTAGCCTTGGATTTACCCTGCATCTGATCCTCTTAAACCCGCTTATATTTATCTATACGATCCATAAGCTAGTGCATGTTTAAGCGGTTTTCATTGTCAACGACTTTCTTAACTCATGCTCAAGGGAGAGCCACACCTTAAAAGTCCTCAGGGCCACATcctcaaaatcaccatctatctcttTGTAAGCTTCCCAATACCTATTCAAATAGGTCCTGAGTGTCTCTCCTTCCCTAATCGCCATAGATAGCAAAGAGTCTACTGGCTTGGGGACTCAACTTCACATTATGAATCTAGCCCCGAATGCCCTTGTCAACTTTTCAAAAGACCCTATCAATCCCTCGTCTAAGGCATTAAACCAATGCATAGCTACCGGCCCAAGACTAGAAGtaaaaactttacacatcagagtttCATTGCCCAAGTGAACTGCCATcttctgattaaagtggctaaCATGCTTCACGGGGTCAGTCCTTCCATTGTAAATGATGAATGTTGGTTGAGACAAACAACGAGGGAGCTTGGCCGTATTGATCTTCCTAACAAAAGGTGACTTAGAAATTTGTCTAGGGCGTCATTCCCCCTGGTGAGAAGACCCCTTCCCACGCTTGTTACCACCCTTCTTCAACCTATCTTGACGTGAAGAAGCGGAATAGGACTCACTATATAGGGTTTTGGATTTGTGACGATACATGCGATCCCTACTACCCTTGGAGCCATTACTTGATGAGGGAGAGGGACTCCTTCTGTCATGTTCCCTGCGCTTCAACTCCTTGCGCAAGTGATTTATCTCCAACTGCAACTTGCATGTCCCTTGATCATAGGAAACCTGACTTCCAATCTTCGAATAACTTCGCTCAATCCGCTCAGTGTGGTAAGACTCCACTATAACACTTGGGGTGCGCTGCCTATCTCTCCTTTGCTCTAGGTTAACAAATTGGTTCTCTCTTTGTGAACCAACTGATTCTTCCCTATCCTGGCCTATGTTAGCCATAACTGCTCAAGACAAATCCATAACGCCTTAATGCTCCC from Castanea sativa cultivar Marrone di Chiusa Pesio chromosome 11, ASM4071231v1 harbors:
- the LOC142616968 gene encoding uncharacterized protein LOC142616968, which codes for MYLDLYEGLNLKSEDLERYDSPLMGFDGKMVVPRGMIRLPVQVEDGEVQVNFIVVEAYSPYIVILARPCLHAMGAVSSTLHLKVKYPTRERVGELLVGHEARADSESSEDLERVVIEKNEERYFQVGSQLPDLEKAKLVKFLKVNSDVFTWNAYDVPGIDPVFICHQLNMNPGATPRKQPHRRSSKEHVEAVRSEVNKLNQAGAIKEIFYPEIDQLVDATVGHLRMSFLDAFLGYHQIPLSLSDHEKTAFRAPNENYHYQNPKEVQRLTGMATTLHRFISCSADRYRPFFQLLQKWKDFHWSKECVVAFEELKQYLSNLPILSRPEKEEVLCAYLAVTNYAISLVLVRNEDGVQPPVYYVSKSFQEVETRYLPLEKAVLAIVHATRKLPHYFQAHTMVVLTHLPLQALLRQFDYTGRIAKWGTMLGTMMLSTCLEQP
- the LOC142616969 gene encoding uncharacterized protein LOC142616969: MAIREGETLRTYLNRYWEAYKEIDGDFEDVALRTFKGKSKAKMFLKKRDPRGGGYQGNCPIRDFPNQMSSTGAQLVNSLFKESLYQILEKIKSGPYFKWPNKMGGDASRRNQNLYFHYHQDKGHTTKDCRTLHDHLNQLEKAGKLNQFLHQPIGQFGHLGAELHGSNVPRLALGTINVIFTKPRVDLGAWFQGHVRG